A single Dunckerocampus dactyliophorus isolate RoL2022-P2 chromosome 2, RoL_Ddac_1.1, whole genome shotgun sequence DNA region contains:
- the LOC129176972 gene encoding electrogenic aspartate/glutamate antiporter SLC25A12, mitochondrial-like yields MAVKVQSTKRGDPSELKTIFQKYASEVDKDGDRFMTPADFVQKYLGLQTQIHHNPKTVQLLAAVADTTKDGLISFQEFLAFESVLCAPDALFIVAFQLFDKTGTGDISFENVRDIFSQTTVHHHIPFNWDCEFIHLHFGRDRKKRLNYLEFTQFLQELQLEHARQAFAQKDKGKNGVISALDFSDIMATIRHHMLTPFVEENLVSAAGGSTSHLVSFSYFNAFNSLLNNMELIRKIYSTLAGSWNDTLVTKEEFVHAANKFGQITPMEIDILYQLSGLHSPSGRLNLADIERIAPLEEGSLPYNLAETQKQTHGDSSRPIWLQVAESAYRFTLGSIAGATGATAVYPIDLVKTRMQNQRSTGSFVGELMYKNSFDCAKKVLRYEGFFGFYRGLVPQLIGVAPEKAIKLTVNDFVRDKFTDKDNSIPLVAEILAGGCAGGSQVIFTNPLEIVKIRLQVAGEITTGPRVSALSVVRDLGFFGLYKGAKACFLRDIPFSAIYFPAYAHLKSAMADEQGRLGPLQLLTAGAIAGIPAASLVTPADVIKTRLQVAARAGQTTYSGVIDCFRKIMREEGFRALWKGAGARMCRSSPQFGVTLVTYELLQRWFYVDFGGHRPSGSDPTPKSRISELPPINADHVGGYRLAAATFAGVENKFGLHLPKFKSSGVMSIHHPEPATPAQAP; encoded by the exons TATGCCAGCGAAGTGGACAAGGATGGAGACAGGTTCATGACCCCAGCAGACTTTGTCCAGAAGTATCTCGGCCTGCAAACACAGATTCACCACAACCCCAAAACCGTACAGCTGCTGGCTGCTGTGGCCGACACGACGAAGGATGG GCTGATCTCATTCCAGGAGTTTCTGGCCTTTGAATCCGTGTTGTGTGCACCTGACGCTCTCTTCATTGTTGCCTTCCAGCTATTTGACAAGACTGGAACTGGAGACATTTCCTTTG AGAATGTGCGAGATATTTTCAGCCAGACCACAGTGCACCATCACATTCCCTTCAACTGGGACTGTGAGTTCATCCATCTGCATTTTGGGCGCGACCGCAAGAAACGTCTCAACTACCTCGAGTTCACCCAGTTTCTACAG GAGCTGCAGTTGGAACACGCACGGCAGGCTTTTGCCCAGAAGGACAAAGGCAAGAATGGCGTCATCTCCGCCTTGGACTTCAGTGACATTATGGCCACCATTAGGCACCACATGCTCACCCCCTTTGTGGAGGAGAACCTTGTCTCA GCAGCAGGAGGCAGCACCTCTCACTTAGTCAGCTTCTCTTACTTCAACGCCTTTAACTCCCTGCTTAACAACATGGAACTGATACGCAAGATCTACAGTACACTGGCTGGTTCATGGAATGACACACTGGTCACCAAAG AGGAGTTTGTTCATGCAGCCAACAAGTTTGGTCAAATCACGCCAATGGAAATTGACATCCTCTACCAGTTATCAGGACTGCACTCCCCCTCAGG GCGCCTGAACCTGGCTGACATTGAGAGAATAGCGCCATTAGAAGAGGGCAGTCTTCCTTATAACCTGGCTGAAACCCAAAAACAG ACTCATGGGGACAGTTCTAGACCCATTTGGCTTCAAGTTGCAGAATCTGCATACAGGTTTACTTTGGGCTCCATTGCTGGAG CCACGGGAGCAACAGCTGTGTACCCTATCGACTTGGTGAAGACCCGAATGCAGAACCAGAGGTCCACAGGTTCTTTTGTGGGGGAGCTGATGTACAAGAACAGCTTTGACTGTGCTAAGAAGGTGCTTCGCTATGAAGGATTCTTTGGCTTCTACAGAG GTCTGGTTCCTCAGCTCATTGGTGTGGCACCTGAGAAGGCTATCAAACTCACT GTGAATGACTTTGTACGAGACAAGTTCACGGACAAGGACAATTCTATTCCTTTGGTCGCAGAGATTCTGGCTGGTGGCTGT GCTGGAGGTTCCCAGGTGATTTTTACCAACCCTCTAGAGATAGTGAAGATTCGCCTGCAGGTGGCAGGCGAGATTACTACGGGACCTCGAGTGAGCGCACTCAGTGTGGTGCGAGACTTGGGCTTCTTTGGTCTCTACAAG GGAGCAAAGGCTTGTTTCCTGAGAGACATTCCCTTCTCCGCCATCTATTTCCCCGCCTACGCCCACCTCAAGTCCGCGATGGCTGACGAGCAAGGTCGGCTCGGCCCCTTGCAGCTTCTCACTGCTGGAGCCATTGCAG GTATCCCTGCAGCCTCGCTGGTGACACCCGCTGACGTGATCAAGACTCGTCTGCAAGTGGCAGCCCGGGCGGGACAGACCACCTACTCGGGCGTCATCGATTGCTTCAGGAAGATCATGCGGGAGGAAGGATTCAGAGCTCTGTGGAAGGGAGCAGGAG CTCGTATGTGCCGGTCCTCTCCACAGTTTGGCGTGACTCTAGTGACATATGAACTCTTACAGAGGTGGTTCTATGTTGACTTCGGAGGACA TCGTCCTTCAGGATCCGATCCTACTCCCAAGTCCCGCATCTCGGAGCTTCCTCCCATCAACGCTGATCACGTCGGAGGCTACCGTCTGGCCGCCGCCACCTTCGCAGGAGTGGAGAACAAATTTGGCCTCCACCTGCCCAAATTTAAGTCTTCCGGCGTGATGTCCATTCACCACCCAGAGCCCGCCACTCCTGCTCAGGCCCCTTAG
- the LOC129176973 gene encoding dynein, cytoplasmic 1, intermediate chain 2a-like isoform X2: protein MSDKSELKAELERKKQRIAQIREEKKRKEEEKKKKDGDSKRGVEAGSAVGHEDSDLERKRKEAEALLQSVGITPDITHVPAPMSPSNKSVGSDAGSQDSGDGNAGPRTLHWDPDPSTLQLHSDSELMGRGTVRLTMSKVTQVDIVPKEMVSYSKETQTPTEAHTDRKADEDEDDEITAPPPTEDTQEDKEDQGHQQEEDIPKELTEEEKLQLLHSEDFLTFFERGSRIVERALAEQVDVCFDYSGRDLEDKDGDLQAGAKLVLNRQFADERWTKNRVVTCLDWSPQYPELLVASYNNNEDSPHEPDGVALVWNMKYKKGTPEYIFHCQSEVMSAGFAKFHPNLVVGGTYSGQIVLWDNRSNKRTPVQRTPLSAAAHTHPVYCVNVVGTQNANNLISISTDGKMCSWSLDMLSQPQDSLELVFKQSKAVAVTSMGFPLGDVNNFVVGSEDGSVYTACRHGSKAGITEVFEGHHGPVTGLSCHTAAGPVDFSHLFISSSFDWTVKLWSTKSTRPLYSFEDSCDYVYDAMWSPTHPALFACVDLAGRLDLWNLNNDTEVPTASVYVEGAPALNRVRWAHSGKEIATGDSEGHVQVYDVGEQICVPKADEWTRFVRTLADINENRDEAEELANV, encoded by the exons ATGTCTGACAAGAGCGAGCTGAAGGCTGAGCTGGAGAGGAAGAAACAGCGGATCGCCCAGattagagaagaaaagaagagaaaagaagaggagaagaagaagaaagat GGGGACTCAAAGCGTGGTGTGGAAGCAGGCTCTGCTGTGGGCCATGAAGACTCTGACCTGGAGAGGAAGCGGAAGGAGGCAGAGGCTCTGCTGCAGAGTGTTGGCATCACCCCGGACATAACACAcg TCCCCGCCCCCATGTCTCCCTCCAACAAATCAGTGGGCAGCGACGCAGGAAGCCAGGATTCTGGGGACGGAAACGCAGGACCAAG GACATTGCACTGGGATCCTGACCCCTCTACTCTGCAACTCCACTCCGACTCTGAGCTGATGGG GCGTGGGACAGTGAGGCTCACCATGTCCAAAGTGACTCAAGTGGACATTGTCCCTAAAGAAATGGTGTCGTATTCGAAAGAAACCCAGACCCCCACTGAAGCTCATACAGATCGAAAAGCTG atgaggatgaggatgatgagaTAACTGCGCCCCCACCGACAGAGGACACGCAGGAAGACAAAGAAGACCAGGGGCACCAGCAGGAGGAGG aCATTCCCAAAGAGCTGACTGAGGAAGAGAAGCTGCAGCTCCTGCACTCTGAGGACTTCCTAACTTTTTTCGAGCGAGGCAGCAGGATTGTAGAGCGAGCGCTGGCCGAGCAGGTGGACGTCTGCTTTGACTACAGCGGGCGAGATCTCGAGGACAAGGACGG GGACCTGCAGGCAGGTGCCAAGCTGGTTCTGAACAGACAGTTTGCTGATGAACGCTGGACCAAAAACAGAGTGGTCACCTGTCTGGACTGGTCTCCTCAG TACCCAGAACTGCTTGTGGCCTCCTACAACAACAACGAAGATTCTCCTCATGAGCCTGATGGCGTGGCGCTGGTCTGGAACATGAAATACAAGAAAGGCACGCCAGAGTACATCTTCCACTGCCAG TCGGAAGTGATGTCAGCCGGCTTCGCAAAGTTTCACCCCAATCTGGTGGTGGGCGGGACCTACTCGGGACAGATTGTCTTATGGGACAACCGCAGCAACAAGCGCACACCTGTCCAGAGGACCCCACTGTCTGCAGCTGCACACACT CACCCAGTCTACTGTGTGAACGTGgtgggcacccagaacgccaaCAACCTGATCAGTATCTCCACAGACGGCAAGATGTGCTCGTGGAGCCTGGACATGTTGTCCCAGCCGCAG GACAGTCTAGAGCTGGTGTTCAAGCAGAGCAAGGCAGTGGCTGTCACCTCCATGGGCTTCCCCCTGGGTGATGTGAACAACTTTGTTGTGGGGAGCGAGGACGGGTCTGTGTATACCGCCTGCCGCCATGGAAG taaGGCGGGCATCACTGAAGTGTTTGAGGGCCACCACGGTCCAGTGACAGGCCTGAGCTGTCATACCGCTGCAGGACCTGTGGACTTCTCCCATCTCTTCATCTCTTCTTCTTTCGACTGGACCGTCAAACTCTGGAGCACCAAG AGCACCCGCCCGCTTTACTCGTTTGAGGATAGCTGCGACTACGTCTACGATGCCATGTGGTCTCCTACACACCCTGCTCTGTTTGCTTGCGTGGACCTCGCTGGACGTTTGGACCTGTGGAACCTCAACAATGACACTGAG GTTCCCACTGCCAGTGTGTATGTGGAGGGGGCTCCAGCGCTGAACCGTGTGCGATGGGCTCACTCTGGAAAAGAGATCGCCACCGGAGATTCTGAGGGCCATGTGCAGGTGTATGATGTGGGGGAG CAAATCTGCGTCCCCAAGGCGGACGAGTGGACGCGCTTCGTCAGGACTCTAGCTGACATCAACGAAAACAGAGACGAAGCTGAGGAGCTCGCCAATGTTTGA
- the LOC129176973 gene encoding dynein, cytoplasmic 1, intermediate chain 2a-like isoform X4 produces MSDKSELKAELERKKQRIAQIREEKKRKEEEKKKKDGDSKRGVEAGSAVGHEDSDLERKRKEAEALLQSVGITPDITHVPAPMSPSNKSVGSDAGSQDSGDGNAGPRRGTVRLTMSKVTQVDIVPKEMVSYSKETQTPTEAHTDRKADEDEDDEITAPPPTEDTQEDKEDQGHQQEEDIPKELTEEEKLQLLHSEDFLTFFERGSRIVERALAEQVDVCFDYSGRDLEDKDGDLQAGAKLVLNRQFADERWTKNRVVTCLDWSPQYPELLVASYNNNEDSPHEPDGVALVWNMKYKKGTPEYIFHCQSEVMSAGFAKFHPNLVVGGTYSGQIVLWDNRSNKRTPVQRTPLSAAAHTHPVYCVNVVGTQNANNLISISTDGKMCSWSLDMLSQPQDSLELVFKQSKAVAVTSMGFPLGDVNNFVVGSEDGSVYTACRHGSKAGITEVFEGHHGPVTGLSCHTAAGPVDFSHLFISSSFDWTVKLWSTKSTRPLYSFEDSCDYVYDAMWSPTHPALFACVDLAGRLDLWNLNNDTEVPTASVYVEGAPALNRVRWAHSGKEIATGDSEGHVQVYDVGEQICVPKADEWTRFVRTLADINENRDEAEELANV; encoded by the exons ATGTCTGACAAGAGCGAGCTGAAGGCTGAGCTGGAGAGGAAGAAACAGCGGATCGCCCAGattagagaagaaaagaagagaaaagaagaggagaagaagaagaaagat GGGGACTCAAAGCGTGGTGTGGAAGCAGGCTCTGCTGTGGGCCATGAAGACTCTGACCTGGAGAGGAAGCGGAAGGAGGCAGAGGCTCTGCTGCAGAGTGTTGGCATCACCCCGGACATAACACAcg TCCCCGCCCCCATGTCTCCCTCCAACAAATCAGTGGGCAGCGACGCAGGAAGCCAGGATTCTGGGGACGGAAACGCAGGACCAAG GCGTGGGACAGTGAGGCTCACCATGTCCAAAGTGACTCAAGTGGACATTGTCCCTAAAGAAATGGTGTCGTATTCGAAAGAAACCCAGACCCCCACTGAAGCTCATACAGATCGAAAAGCTG atgaggatgaggatgatgagaTAACTGCGCCCCCACCGACAGAGGACACGCAGGAAGACAAAGAAGACCAGGGGCACCAGCAGGAGGAGG aCATTCCCAAAGAGCTGACTGAGGAAGAGAAGCTGCAGCTCCTGCACTCTGAGGACTTCCTAACTTTTTTCGAGCGAGGCAGCAGGATTGTAGAGCGAGCGCTGGCCGAGCAGGTGGACGTCTGCTTTGACTACAGCGGGCGAGATCTCGAGGACAAGGACGG GGACCTGCAGGCAGGTGCCAAGCTGGTTCTGAACAGACAGTTTGCTGATGAACGCTGGACCAAAAACAGAGTGGTCACCTGTCTGGACTGGTCTCCTCAG TACCCAGAACTGCTTGTGGCCTCCTACAACAACAACGAAGATTCTCCTCATGAGCCTGATGGCGTGGCGCTGGTCTGGAACATGAAATACAAGAAAGGCACGCCAGAGTACATCTTCCACTGCCAG TCGGAAGTGATGTCAGCCGGCTTCGCAAAGTTTCACCCCAATCTGGTGGTGGGCGGGACCTACTCGGGACAGATTGTCTTATGGGACAACCGCAGCAACAAGCGCACACCTGTCCAGAGGACCCCACTGTCTGCAGCTGCACACACT CACCCAGTCTACTGTGTGAACGTGgtgggcacccagaacgccaaCAACCTGATCAGTATCTCCACAGACGGCAAGATGTGCTCGTGGAGCCTGGACATGTTGTCCCAGCCGCAG GACAGTCTAGAGCTGGTGTTCAAGCAGAGCAAGGCAGTGGCTGTCACCTCCATGGGCTTCCCCCTGGGTGATGTGAACAACTTTGTTGTGGGGAGCGAGGACGGGTCTGTGTATACCGCCTGCCGCCATGGAAG taaGGCGGGCATCACTGAAGTGTTTGAGGGCCACCACGGTCCAGTGACAGGCCTGAGCTGTCATACCGCTGCAGGACCTGTGGACTTCTCCCATCTCTTCATCTCTTCTTCTTTCGACTGGACCGTCAAACTCTGGAGCACCAAG AGCACCCGCCCGCTTTACTCGTTTGAGGATAGCTGCGACTACGTCTACGATGCCATGTGGTCTCCTACACACCCTGCTCTGTTTGCTTGCGTGGACCTCGCTGGACGTTTGGACCTGTGGAACCTCAACAATGACACTGAG GTTCCCACTGCCAGTGTGTATGTGGAGGGGGCTCCAGCGCTGAACCGTGTGCGATGGGCTCACTCTGGAAAAGAGATCGCCACCGGAGATTCTGAGGGCCATGTGCAGGTGTATGATGTGGGGGAG CAAATCTGCGTCCCCAAGGCGGACGAGTGGACGCGCTTCGTCAGGACTCTAGCTGACATCAACGAAAACAGAGACGAAGCTGAGGAGCTCGCCAATGTTTGA
- the LOC129176973 gene encoding cytoplasmic dynein 1 intermediate chain 2-like isoform X3 → MSDKSELKAELERKKQRIAQIREEKKRKEEEKKKKDGDSKRGVEAGSAVGHEDSDLERKRKEAEALLQSVGITPDITHAQPLRVVTEDTCLFHYLVPAPMSPSNKSVGSDAGSQDSGDGNAGPRRGTVRLTMSKVTQVDIVPKEMVSYSKETQTPTEAHTDRKADEDEDDEITAPPPTEDTQEDKEDQGHQQEEDIPKELTEEEKLQLLHSEDFLTFFERGSRIVERALAEQVDVCFDYSGRDLEDKDGDLQAGAKLVLNRQFADERWTKNRVVTCLDWSPQYPELLVASYNNNEDSPHEPDGVALVWNMKYKKGTPEYIFHCQSEVMSAGFAKFHPNLVVGGTYSGQIVLWDNRSNKRTPVQRTPLSAAAHTHPVYCVNVVGTQNANNLISISTDGKMCSWSLDMLSQPQDSLELVFKQSKAVAVTSMGFPLGDVNNFVVGSEDGSVYTACRHGSKAGITEVFEGHHGPVTGLSCHTAAGPVDFSHLFISSSFDWTVKLWSTKSTRPLYSFEDSCDYVYDAMWSPTHPALFACVDLAGRLDLWNLNNDTEVPTASVYVEGAPALNRVRWAHSGKEIATGDSEGHVQVYDVGEQICVPKADEWTRFVRTLADINENRDEAEELANV, encoded by the exons ATGTCTGACAAGAGCGAGCTGAAGGCTGAGCTGGAGAGGAAGAAACAGCGGATCGCCCAGattagagaagaaaagaagagaaaagaagaggagaagaagaagaaagat GGGGACTCAAAGCGTGGTGTGGAAGCAGGCTCTGCTGTGGGCCATGAAGACTCTGACCTGGAGAGGAAGCGGAAGGAGGCAGAGGCTCTGCTGCAGAGTGTTGGCATCACCCCGGACATAACACAcg CTCAGCCCCTGAGGGTAGTAACAGAGGATACCTGTCTGTTTCACTACCTAGTCCCCGCCCCCATGTCTCCCTCCAACAAATCAGTGGGCAGCGACGCAGGAAGCCAGGATTCTGGGGACGGAAACGCAGGACCAAG GCGTGGGACAGTGAGGCTCACCATGTCCAAAGTGACTCAAGTGGACATTGTCCCTAAAGAAATGGTGTCGTATTCGAAAGAAACCCAGACCCCCACTGAAGCTCATACAGATCGAAAAGCTG atgaggatgaggatgatgagaTAACTGCGCCCCCACCGACAGAGGACACGCAGGAAGACAAAGAAGACCAGGGGCACCAGCAGGAGGAGG aCATTCCCAAAGAGCTGACTGAGGAAGAGAAGCTGCAGCTCCTGCACTCTGAGGACTTCCTAACTTTTTTCGAGCGAGGCAGCAGGATTGTAGAGCGAGCGCTGGCCGAGCAGGTGGACGTCTGCTTTGACTACAGCGGGCGAGATCTCGAGGACAAGGACGG GGACCTGCAGGCAGGTGCCAAGCTGGTTCTGAACAGACAGTTTGCTGATGAACGCTGGACCAAAAACAGAGTGGTCACCTGTCTGGACTGGTCTCCTCAG TACCCAGAACTGCTTGTGGCCTCCTACAACAACAACGAAGATTCTCCTCATGAGCCTGATGGCGTGGCGCTGGTCTGGAACATGAAATACAAGAAAGGCACGCCAGAGTACATCTTCCACTGCCAG TCGGAAGTGATGTCAGCCGGCTTCGCAAAGTTTCACCCCAATCTGGTGGTGGGCGGGACCTACTCGGGACAGATTGTCTTATGGGACAACCGCAGCAACAAGCGCACACCTGTCCAGAGGACCCCACTGTCTGCAGCTGCACACACT CACCCAGTCTACTGTGTGAACGTGgtgggcacccagaacgccaaCAACCTGATCAGTATCTCCACAGACGGCAAGATGTGCTCGTGGAGCCTGGACATGTTGTCCCAGCCGCAG GACAGTCTAGAGCTGGTGTTCAAGCAGAGCAAGGCAGTGGCTGTCACCTCCATGGGCTTCCCCCTGGGTGATGTGAACAACTTTGTTGTGGGGAGCGAGGACGGGTCTGTGTATACCGCCTGCCGCCATGGAAG taaGGCGGGCATCACTGAAGTGTTTGAGGGCCACCACGGTCCAGTGACAGGCCTGAGCTGTCATACCGCTGCAGGACCTGTGGACTTCTCCCATCTCTTCATCTCTTCTTCTTTCGACTGGACCGTCAAACTCTGGAGCACCAAG AGCACCCGCCCGCTTTACTCGTTTGAGGATAGCTGCGACTACGTCTACGATGCCATGTGGTCTCCTACACACCCTGCTCTGTTTGCTTGCGTGGACCTCGCTGGACGTTTGGACCTGTGGAACCTCAACAATGACACTGAG GTTCCCACTGCCAGTGTGTATGTGGAGGGGGCTCCAGCGCTGAACCGTGTGCGATGGGCTCACTCTGGAAAAGAGATCGCCACCGGAGATTCTGAGGGCCATGTGCAGGTGTATGATGTGGGGGAG CAAATCTGCGTCCCCAAGGCGGACGAGTGGACGCGCTTCGTCAGGACTCTAGCTGACATCAACGAAAACAGAGACGAAGCTGAGGAGCTCGCCAATGTTTGA
- the LOC129176973 gene encoding dynein, cytoplasmic 1, intermediate chain 2a-like isoform X1: MSDKSELKAELERKKQRIAQIREEKKRKEEEKKKKDGDSKRGVEAGSAVGHEDSDLERKRKEAEALLQSVGITPDITHAQPLRVVTEDTCLFHYLVPAPMSPSNKSVGSDAGSQDSGDGNAGPRTLHWDPDPSTLQLHSDSELMGRGTVRLTMSKVTQVDIVPKEMVSYSKETQTPTEAHTDRKADEDEDDEITAPPPTEDTQEDKEDQGHQQEEDIPKELTEEEKLQLLHSEDFLTFFERGSRIVERALAEQVDVCFDYSGRDLEDKDGDLQAGAKLVLNRQFADERWTKNRVVTCLDWSPQYPELLVASYNNNEDSPHEPDGVALVWNMKYKKGTPEYIFHCQSEVMSAGFAKFHPNLVVGGTYSGQIVLWDNRSNKRTPVQRTPLSAAAHTHPVYCVNVVGTQNANNLISISTDGKMCSWSLDMLSQPQDSLELVFKQSKAVAVTSMGFPLGDVNNFVVGSEDGSVYTACRHGSKAGITEVFEGHHGPVTGLSCHTAAGPVDFSHLFISSSFDWTVKLWSTKSTRPLYSFEDSCDYVYDAMWSPTHPALFACVDLAGRLDLWNLNNDTEVPTASVYVEGAPALNRVRWAHSGKEIATGDSEGHVQVYDVGEQICVPKADEWTRFVRTLADINENRDEAEELANV; encoded by the exons ATGTCTGACAAGAGCGAGCTGAAGGCTGAGCTGGAGAGGAAGAAACAGCGGATCGCCCAGattagagaagaaaagaagagaaaagaagaggagaagaagaagaaagat GGGGACTCAAAGCGTGGTGTGGAAGCAGGCTCTGCTGTGGGCCATGAAGACTCTGACCTGGAGAGGAAGCGGAAGGAGGCAGAGGCTCTGCTGCAGAGTGTTGGCATCACCCCGGACATAACACAcg CTCAGCCCCTGAGGGTAGTAACAGAGGATACCTGTCTGTTTCACTACCTAGTCCCCGCCCCCATGTCTCCCTCCAACAAATCAGTGGGCAGCGACGCAGGAAGCCAGGATTCTGGGGACGGAAACGCAGGACCAAG GACATTGCACTGGGATCCTGACCCCTCTACTCTGCAACTCCACTCCGACTCTGAGCTGATGGG GCGTGGGACAGTGAGGCTCACCATGTCCAAAGTGACTCAAGTGGACATTGTCCCTAAAGAAATGGTGTCGTATTCGAAAGAAACCCAGACCCCCACTGAAGCTCATACAGATCGAAAAGCTG atgaggatgaggatgatgagaTAACTGCGCCCCCACCGACAGAGGACACGCAGGAAGACAAAGAAGACCAGGGGCACCAGCAGGAGGAGG aCATTCCCAAAGAGCTGACTGAGGAAGAGAAGCTGCAGCTCCTGCACTCTGAGGACTTCCTAACTTTTTTCGAGCGAGGCAGCAGGATTGTAGAGCGAGCGCTGGCCGAGCAGGTGGACGTCTGCTTTGACTACAGCGGGCGAGATCTCGAGGACAAGGACGG GGACCTGCAGGCAGGTGCCAAGCTGGTTCTGAACAGACAGTTTGCTGATGAACGCTGGACCAAAAACAGAGTGGTCACCTGTCTGGACTGGTCTCCTCAG TACCCAGAACTGCTTGTGGCCTCCTACAACAACAACGAAGATTCTCCTCATGAGCCTGATGGCGTGGCGCTGGTCTGGAACATGAAATACAAGAAAGGCACGCCAGAGTACATCTTCCACTGCCAG TCGGAAGTGATGTCAGCCGGCTTCGCAAAGTTTCACCCCAATCTGGTGGTGGGCGGGACCTACTCGGGACAGATTGTCTTATGGGACAACCGCAGCAACAAGCGCACACCTGTCCAGAGGACCCCACTGTCTGCAGCTGCACACACT CACCCAGTCTACTGTGTGAACGTGgtgggcacccagaacgccaaCAACCTGATCAGTATCTCCACAGACGGCAAGATGTGCTCGTGGAGCCTGGACATGTTGTCCCAGCCGCAG GACAGTCTAGAGCTGGTGTTCAAGCAGAGCAAGGCAGTGGCTGTCACCTCCATGGGCTTCCCCCTGGGTGATGTGAACAACTTTGTTGTGGGGAGCGAGGACGGGTCTGTGTATACCGCCTGCCGCCATGGAAG taaGGCGGGCATCACTGAAGTGTTTGAGGGCCACCACGGTCCAGTGACAGGCCTGAGCTGTCATACCGCTGCAGGACCTGTGGACTTCTCCCATCTCTTCATCTCTTCTTCTTTCGACTGGACCGTCAAACTCTGGAGCACCAAG AGCACCCGCCCGCTTTACTCGTTTGAGGATAGCTGCGACTACGTCTACGATGCCATGTGGTCTCCTACACACCCTGCTCTGTTTGCTTGCGTGGACCTCGCTGGACGTTTGGACCTGTGGAACCTCAACAATGACACTGAG GTTCCCACTGCCAGTGTGTATGTGGAGGGGGCTCCAGCGCTGAACCGTGTGCGATGGGCTCACTCTGGAAAAGAGATCGCCACCGGAGATTCTGAGGGCCATGTGCAGGTGTATGATGTGGGGGAG CAAATCTGCGTCCCCAAGGCGGACGAGTGGACGCGCTTCGTCAGGACTCTAGCTGACATCAACGAAAACAGAGACGAAGCTGAGGAGCTCGCCAATGTTTGA
- the LOC129177515 gene encoding uncharacterized protein LOC129177515, giving the protein MQQQMPRMSPHVSLLRALCCLLVMPALLEASSLTRVKNDAVSIEPAKAHHFLTNSRPKRNVDPKWYRGTPDFQSYYRFYNSIGHIEGIYEIDRIRMLYQQMRHLELTYGPDASSYQNIMGVQTTAAAPTTATQPPTPSAPTPDPLEHAQRIYLCHPKDPLCKPQIVYMPTGALPVLCDPRHNPACRPKTEEGVESAAPPQLAPAPPAPKKSAPPPLPPITVKQMEYHCDPYWDPDCLIDHPPHPIQDTVKVEGPVEENVVKEKDAKGEDGVPAETTEGEPHYPYFDPYDFKRDLYDPFHYANPDPEEQ; this is encoded by the exons ATGCAGCAACAG ATGCCAAGGATGAGTCCCCACGTGTCCCTGCTCAGGGCGCTATGCTGCCTGCTGGTCATGCCAG CTTTGCTAGAAGCGTCATCTCTAACGAGAGTAAAGAATGATGCAG TCAGCATTGAGCCAGCCAAAGCGCACCATTTCTTGACTAATTCTCGACCCAAGAGGAACGTCGACCCAAAGTGGTACAGAGGCACGCCTGACTTCCAGTCCTACTACCGCTTCTACAACAGCATTGGACACATTGAAGGA ATCTATGAGATAGACCGAATCAGGATGCTGTATCAGCAGATGCGTCACTTGGAGCTAACCTATGGCCCAGATGCCTCCAGCTACCAAAATATCATGGGTGTGCAGACCACCGCTGCAGCTCCCACTACCGCCACCCAGCCTCCCACCCCCTCAGCTCCTACACCTGACCCTCTGGAGCATGCTCAGCGGATCTACCTGTGTCACCCCAAAGACCCACTGTGCAAACCTCAGATTGTCTACATGCCCACCGGGGCGCTCCCGGTGCTGTGCGACCCCAGACACAACCCGGCCTGCAGGCCCAAGACCGAGGAAGGGGTCGAATCCGCTGCTCCTCCTCAACTGGCTCCAGCCCCTCCTGCTCCCAAAAAGTCAGCTCCTCCTCCGCTACCTCCCATCACTGTTAAACAAATGGAGTACCACTGTGACCCTTACTGGGATCCCGACTGCCTCATTGACCACCCCCCACATCCCATCCAGGACACGGTCAAGGTCGAGGGACCTGTTGAAGAGAACGTGGTGAAAGAGAAAGATGCGAAAGGTGAAGATGGTGTGCCTGCAGAAACCACCGAGGGAGAGCCGCACTACCCTTACTTTGACCCTTATGATTTTAAACGTGACCTTTATGACCCCTTCCACTATGCCAATCCAGATCCTGAGGAGCAGTAA